A region from the Myxococcus stipitatus genome encodes:
- a CDS encoding demethoxyubiquinone hydroxylase family protein, whose product MPQTDPFHSLVPRKMTDTELARSIRLNIEAELDAINLYAAHIDATDNEEAKAVLRHVMDEEREHAALFWQLIARLDPEQAQHAQEAVEKFKLIISGAPHESVEAVGKEGASSSAEPEPAVAKRLTVGSLRP is encoded by the coding sequence ATGCCGCAGACCGACCCGTTCCACTCCTTGGTGCCCCGGAAGATGACCGACACGGAGCTGGCCCGCTCCATCCGGCTCAACATCGAGGCGGAGCTGGACGCCATCAACCTCTACGCCGCGCACATTGACGCCACCGACAACGAGGAGGCCAAGGCCGTCCTGCGCCACGTCATGGACGAGGAGCGCGAGCACGCCGCGCTGTTCTGGCAGCTCATCGCCCGGCTGGACCCCGAGCAGGCCCAGCACGCCCAGGAGGCGGTGGAGAAGTTCAAGCTCATCATCTCCGGCGCCCCGCACGAGTCCGTCGAAGCGGTGGGCAAGGAGGGCGCGTCGTCCTCCGCCGAACCCGAGCCGGCCGTCGCCAAGCGGCTGACCGTGGGCAGCCTGCGCCCGTAG
- a CDS encoding diguanylate cyclase translates to MARILLVDDEKIARTLYGDYLTAVGHTVTAVATLQDARQALAMDRFDAVVTDLILPGGDGMEVLRYVRERHPGVEVVVITALDKVDPAVRAIKSGAAEYLVKPVAPEALQHAVRRALTTRDLMQENASLRRHVALLEAGQRLATTLDREKLATATTSALEAMASASAVVLLERDASLGLRAQGTRGLPEGMEEALVSWLREQLQDARAPRELESLDAPFDRVLSFPAADGDAVLGHAVLFFKGPNTDWAAESASYLVRNWTLALRNLDRFAAVEDLAYVDDLTRLFNTRYLHLVLDREVRDALQTERPFSLLFLDLDHFKSINDTYGHLVGSKLLVETARVVKGCVRDPDVVARYGGDEYVVLLRGTDSGGALKVAERIRRTMETHHFLAREGLSLKLTTCIGVASFPEHARDKATLLDLSDRAMYRGKRGTRNVVYMAAQDLEAPPAERRQGSTGAA, encoded by the coding sequence ATGGCGCGCATCCTCCTCGTCGATGACGAAAAGATCGCCCGCACCCTCTACGGCGACTACCTCACCGCGGTGGGGCACACCGTCACGGCGGTGGCCACGCTCCAGGACGCGCGGCAGGCGCTCGCCATGGACCGCTTCGACGCGGTGGTGACGGACCTCATCCTCCCCGGCGGCGACGGCATGGAGGTGCTGCGCTACGTGCGCGAGCGCCACCCCGGCGTGGAGGTGGTGGTCATCACCGCGCTGGACAAGGTGGACCCCGCGGTGCGCGCCATCAAGAGCGGCGCGGCCGAATACCTGGTCAAGCCCGTGGCCCCGGAGGCGCTCCAGCACGCGGTGCGGCGCGCGCTCACCACGCGCGACCTGATGCAGGAGAACGCCTCCCTGCGTCGGCACGTCGCGCTCCTCGAGGCCGGCCAGCGGCTGGCCACCACGCTGGACCGCGAGAAGCTGGCCACGGCCACCACCAGCGCGCTGGAGGCCATGGCCTCCGCCAGCGCCGTCGTGCTGCTGGAGCGCGACGCGTCGCTCGGGCTGCGCGCGCAGGGCACGCGCGGCCTGCCGGAGGGGATGGAGGAGGCGCTGGTGAGCTGGCTGCGCGAGCAGCTCCAGGACGCGCGCGCGCCCCGGGAGCTGGAGTCGCTCGACGCGCCGTTCGACCGGGTCCTCAGCTTCCCCGCCGCGGACGGCGACGCGGTGCTCGGCCACGCGGTGCTCTTCTTCAAGGGGCCGAACACGGACTGGGCCGCGGAGTCGGCCAGCTACCTGGTGCGCAACTGGACGCTGGCGCTGCGCAACCTCGACCGCTTCGCCGCGGTGGAGGACCTGGCGTACGTCGACGACCTCACCCGCCTGTTCAACACGCGCTACCTGCACCTGGTCCTGGACCGGGAGGTGCGCGACGCGCTCCAGACCGAGCGCCCCTTCAGCCTGCTCTTTTTGGACCTGGACCACTTCAAGTCCATCAACGACACATACGGCCACCTCGTGGGCAGCAAGCTGCTGGTGGAGACGGCGCGCGTGGTGAAGGGCTGCGTGAGGGATCCGGACGTCGTCGCGCGCTACGGCGGCGACGAGTACGTGGTGCTGTTGCGCGGCACGGATTCGGGCGGCGCCCTCAAGGTGGCCGAGCGCATCCGGCGCACCATGGAGACGCACCACTTCCTGGCGCGCGAGGGGCTGTCGCTCAAGCTCACCACGTGCATCGGCGTGGCCAGCTTCCCCGAACACGCCCGCGACAAGGCCACGCTGCTGGACCTGTCCGACCGGGCCATGTACCGCGGCAAGCGGGGCACCCGGAACGTCGTCTACATGGCCGCGCAGGACCTGGAGGCCCCCCCGGCGGAGCGCCGCCAGGGGAGCACCGGCGCGGCCTAG
- a CDS encoding chemotaxis protein CheW, with product MPPFESGRRLCLLVEAGETHYAVEATSVMEVAMPGAHGSNLRGVLEVKDLSALLGGPPEEGVGMVVVLDVSPTLAVRVRSVVEVADVARAPFFLLPPGLADSLAPLSRGAVLHKERLYLELIAEALPHRVGPRAAPASPRPVHWAESVPERALVFESQGRLFGVPLTFVSQVVARGEAFSVLPVQSGPVAGIFPHAQVLWPICSVPALLGAVPQPEPFFLLTELAGRNVGLTATRVLGVLQRFEPDETAGTFRVPGLAEPVLFLDLQRMFS from the coding sequence GTGCCGCCCTTCGAAAGTGGTCGTCGGCTCTGCTTGCTCGTCGAAGCCGGGGAGACCCACTATGCCGTGGAAGCCACGTCCGTCATGGAAGTGGCGATGCCTGGCGCGCATGGCAGCAACCTGCGCGGTGTGCTCGAGGTGAAGGACCTCTCCGCCCTGCTGGGGGGACCGCCCGAGGAGGGCGTGGGGATGGTGGTGGTGCTGGACGTGAGCCCCACGCTCGCGGTGCGTGTGCGTTCGGTGGTGGAGGTGGCGGACGTGGCGCGCGCGCCGTTCTTCCTGTTGCCACCGGGGTTGGCGGACTCGCTGGCGCCGCTGTCGCGGGGGGCGGTGCTGCACAAGGAGCGGCTGTACCTGGAGCTCATCGCGGAGGCGCTGCCGCACCGGGTGGGCCCCCGGGCCGCGCCCGCCTCCCCGCGCCCCGTCCACTGGGCCGAGTCCGTGCCGGAGCGCGCGCTCGTCTTCGAGTCGCAGGGTCGCCTGTTCGGCGTCCCGCTGACCTTCGTCTCCCAGGTGGTGGCGCGGGGCGAGGCCTTCAGCGTGCTGCCCGTGCAGAGCGGGCCGGTGGCCGGTATCTTTCCGCATGCCCAGGTCCTCTGGCCCATCTGTTCGGTCCCGGCGCTGCTGGGGGCGGTGCCCCAGCCGGAGCCCTTCTTCCTCCTCACGGAGCTGGCGGGACGCAACGTGGGGCTGACGGCCACGCGGGTGCTCGGCGTGCTGCAGCGCTTCGAGCCGGACGAGACGGCGGGCACCTTCCGCGTCCCCGGGTTGGCCGAGCCCGTACTGTTCCTGGACCTACAGCGCATGTTTTCTTGA